One Gadus macrocephalus chromosome 17, ASM3116895v1 genomic window, TTCCTGGAGCTGCTGCTATCGTACATACTGAATGTCCCAACATGGAAAGTaacaaaaaacgaaataaatacaactccaagtaaatattttatttgtaacaAGCCTCCTCACAGTTCTCTggtgcacacacccacaatacATCCTGGTTAAATATATATCcaacatatatgtatatatatatattatttatatactgGATATTTTGAGGCAGTGGACGGGAGGGTCAGGGATTATTGTGTACTACGACTCTTAAGTTCTGTAAAAGTTTGAATATATATGGTTGGATGTTGGTCAGCACCCATTCGCTAGACAATGTGAGGCTGAAATTGAATCAAAAGTTTCTGCTGCTGGCCCTTATTGCTTGTGGCAGGTTTTGGGATCAAAAGAACTTGAGTATTTGTACCTTTTTATTGGGTCATGTCTGTACAAGGGAGGAAAAATGtgacccttatgtttttttgtgtacaCCTTTATACCTCACactcctccctgtgtgtgtgtggttttattgTAATCCTTGTGTGTCTGAActcccgtgtgcgtgtgtgggcgtgcacATCAGTTGTGACACTAGCTGTTTGGTTGACTCACTGTCCAATTGTTAATTTTTTCTCGCTCATTTTCTGGTGGCAATAAAGGACTTTTCATCGTTTGGTATAAATATTCTATCCTTTTGTCCTTTTATTATCCGTAAAATGGTATATTGacctttttacatttatttttatgaaagATTGAATAATATGTTGTTGGTTATAGCTCAGCCGCAAGAAAGTATGATACCAAGCGTCCGCACACTATCCTGTAGGGCTCTTTGACAAAGATGCTtcctccaacccctacctgctccttcatgacccgtctctgtattcactttaacccctacctgctccttaatgacctgtatcttgAGGTCACTCTGAGTCAAGTTTCATATACGCTTCGCCTAAATgaccaaaataataaataacaaaaatatacaaGTGTTGTTGAGGGACTGTTATGAATTTTGAGTTATTAATAACCGGCTTGTAGTCCTAAGATTCATTGAACGCAGACCTTGTTCAACACAATCTAATGGGTCATATTCCATTGTAGTTGGATGAGTCCCCATGAGCCACTTCTCGACTAAACTTTCAGTTTAGTCGATTTTGCTATATGGTTTACATAACCCATATTTATTTGCAATCCAACACCATTTGGACGATCCAACACCATTTGGACGAAAGTTCCTATATCATACCTTCTCTTTTCCCCATCTCCTTGCTTAAATGTAACTAGAAGTATAAAGACTGCTGTAACCTACCGTTGGCCATTGAAAAAGAATGTACTTATTTTTGTACTCAAAGTAAATTGGCCTTATGCGATCCTGCGTCTCCCTCTAGTGGACATATTTAACAAGTAGTAGTTCTTTTCGCAGAATCTGCTTTTTACCCAACAATTTTGTCGTATTGGCATATTGTACGGTGATTTGTTCTCTGCAAGTACTCCGTTCAAACACCCTGCAGTGATACAGGATGTCTTTGCAAACCACCCTACgataagactgtgtgtgtgtgtgtgtgtgtgtgtgtgtgtgtgtgtgtgtgtgtgttagcctaAAAGGCGTGTGTGAGAATGGGTGGCAACATCCTGAGAGCAACGATAGACTCTGGGGATAAATGTTCTGGGTAACATAAACAGTTGCTTGTTCAGACAAATGCGCAATCTAAGCTGCATCTCCACATTAAGGCTGACATTTGGTCCGTTCAAAAGCAGGTTTGTCACAAGTTTTAATTAATACTATTTGGAGCAGTTCATTCCAGTGTTCGGTGTATCATACTGTCGCGTTTAAACATTTGCTAATTGTTTTAGTTTGTTTGCATTGTTTATTCTAAGTATATAAGGCGGTTCCATATGAAATGATTATCAATAATTACATAAATTTATCCCAATCGCACAATCTTATATTAGATGAACATGGATTTGAGATTAGTAACAAAGTACTTTTGTTGCCACCTGACGCAtaattttttggttttgtttttatttaacttttttaattTATCTCTCTAAAAAAAGAGGATCCTGGCAAAGACGGGTAGCAGCAGAATTCACAGGGTTTcagaaatacataaataaatgcaCGAGACATGAAAGAGGAAAAAGTTATCCGAACATCTGCTGCCAGCTTCCCTATAGGGAATGACGTGTGGCAGGGAAATCTGGCTGTGATCGCTCTGCGGCTGATTTGGTTTTCAAATGTCTAACATCCAAACCACCTGAGAGGCCGAGCCCATGGGATCTCTACCTAACAACCAACACTTTTtccatgtgacacacacacagtccttacAGAGACACCTATCACAATGATCTATAGCCATGACCGCAGAAACAATATCAGCTTGACCAATATGAGGCAAATAAAATTAGTCTCAATGTTTACAACTCAAACCACCAAGACATTTGGCAGTCAAAGGAAGAAAGGcaataattaatatttatatgGTTCTTTTTTCGTAGACCTacaatcagccaatcacaatatCTGAGAAATCTTTTAAACTTGATCCACAAGACATTTAGCATTGACATACTGAAAAATGATACAGGCAATGGGAAGTTGACGTTGCAACGTGTTGAATGCTACGGTGATAAGCGTAATGTTTTGAGTGCCTGTGTTGGACCTTTGTTCTTTCTAGAACACACAGAGCAGTTAGTCCCAATGAATAACCACAAGACATTTGCACTACCTCCCATAAGTAACCCAGACATGcagatttttatgtttttaaatataTCGTTGGTACAATTGGCCAACAACTGGCTGCTCAAAAACGGGCTTCACTTGTTTTAGGTTTAACTCGAACTGCTTAATTCATTCATCTACTATAGATTTAGTTGTAGGATTTGAATTTGGATTTATAAATGAAGATTTCCATTTATGTATACAATTTAGCTTGAGATTAGGCATTTAGATTTGGGATTTCGATGTAAGTTTTTGATTTAAATTTAGCATGCCGATTTAGATTTAAGGTTTAACGCATGATTCTTATTCTATATAGGCCTACGtgcaaaaaatgaaaaaattaaGCAAAATGTAGGTTAAGTGAAGCACCCTTTTCAGCAGCTAAAGCTTAGAAACGGCACCGCATTACTACTTTACAAAGATCTAATTGACCGTGTACAAAGCAATTTGTCAGCCTCTGTTACCTTATTTCTTACTCAGTAACATGAAGacattggttggttggttggtttgttggttggttggttggttacaGTACTATTTGGTTCATTGTTATACATTCCCCAGAAACAATCAAGCTGTACTTTCAGTTAACAATGGTAGTTACAAAGGGTTAGTTTTTGTGTGGTGTTATGAAAGTACCAATCTGTTCACAGATTACCCCTTAGGCAGACAAGAAACCCACAATTCATAGGTTCCCTATTCAACCATCTGGGCCTAGTTTCAATAAAACTAATTTCCAGCGAAACTCAAACCACAGTTTTGGTTTCAAGACGACCCTCATAACACCTTGTGGTCAAACACTCTCATAATCTCTCATCCCACGttttccatctctctatctctctcatcatctttctctttctctgtgacCGTCCGTCCATAGCCATGGCGATGATCCACCCACAGGTGATGACCATCCAGCCCAGTGTGGTCACCACGGGTGTGGTGACCTCGGCTTTCGTACCGGGGAGGGAGATGTGGTCATCCAGCTTGTTCAGCTGCTTTGAGGACATGGGGATATGTGGGTATCTGTTTCTATTGCTCAACGTAGCATCCCCAGGTTCTGCAGTCCTCCAATGAGAAAACGACCAATCGGTTACTCATATTTGTGACCTGCAATGTGAATGGCTTGTCAACTTGACAAGCCATTAACTTGACACTTGCTCAGGAGTGACTACAGAGTTGACTGTGGTGGATGTTGggctcgaacccagaacctttgggcttggagtcaaacacccaAACCGGTCTATCTTGTCCCCTCAGTAATAAATAAACTGCTGAAGTCaaagtcaaatgtatttgtatagcacacTATCAGACACAGTGGTTATTCAAAgtgctttaaaataaaataaaaatatatatatatatacaaataattatttaagTCACAacagaataaaacaaaacaataacaagATTAACTGAAAGCAGTAGAAAATAAATGGGTTTTTAAGTGGAAGTGGCTGACCAACCCTGAGGTGGCAGGGGGAAACTCACTGCCTTAATCTGCTTGTACCTCAGTTACTAACAATCAGCTCAAATATTCTCCCGCTGTGCTTTGAGAATAGTGTTTTGGGGTTTTCAAACAACGTCAGGTGGGTAGTTCTGATTTGAATGTAGGATTTGGGAATTTTAAAAGGGAGAGGAGTCCTGGTATTGAAAAGTAATGCATGCCCGTGGGGAATGATTGAtcaatcagaatcaagtattcAACCGTGCTGTGTCAAAATAATAATACCTGTCTCAACTGTGGCGCACCGCGCAGGCTGCCTTGGGTTTTGGTGCCCGTGCGCCTTGTCCTGTCAGGTCAGCGCGGACCACGGCGAGGGTCTGTGTCTCCCCATGCTGGAGTCGATGAGCGGCATAGTTCCAGCCGTGGCCCTGGGCCTCCGGATCTCCGTGAGAGAGCGCTACCGCATAAAGGCACGTGGAACAATAATTACGATGCAGCAACAACAACTCACCTGATTTCCTTTATTGTTATCCAAAATATCACAATAACAGTCATTTTGTCTTATACCCCCCGAACCTTGTGGTTGGAAAGGGGTGATACACACTCATTCACCCACTCagtccctcactcactcactcactcactcaaacttTCCTCAACAGATTAAATAGGGTTTATCCATGAAATCAAAGACAATATTAATTGATTATTAATGAATCAATAATTAGTGTGCGTCTTCTCTATTCCCCACCGCCTCCCTCCCACCGCAGGGCTCCATTTGTGACGACTGCTGTATCGTCACGTTTTGCGGC contains:
- the LOC132475429 gene encoding cornifelin homolog, with the translated sequence MAMIHPQVMTIQPSVVTTGVVTSAFVPGREMWSSSLFSCFEDMGICCLGFWCPCALSCQVSADHGEGLCLPMLESMSGIVPAVALGLRISVRERYRIKGSICDDCCIVTFCGTCSYCQLARELKERRCRHTQVLSSTTVQVTSNPPAYVPQYPVQQGYGPPQ